From a region of the Arachis ipaensis cultivar K30076 chromosome B09, Araip1.1, whole genome shotgun sequence genome:
- the LOC110266684 gene encoding L-Ala-D/L-amino acid epimerase-like isoform X1: METFTVDVYRAENRPLNVPLIAPFTIASSRLEMVENVAVRIELSNGSVGWGEAPILPFVTAEDQKTAMAKASEACAFLRRCPSLTLGSMLEDIGNSDEFFKVAAPLETLGRAAAELRIMKRTRIGMDLQFDMVEVDAFVKQPDGLLFSWYECFQCYCRLMHGIVREFSSAPCFLHCGHTMGYYVFSVLETEKCFTFSQVAYYLWKCS, translated from the exons ATGGAAACTTTCACTGTTGATGTGTACAGAGCAGAGAACAGGCCACTGAACGTGCCCTTGATTGCACCTTTTACCATTGCATCATCAAGGTTGGAGATGGTAGAGAACGTGGCCGTTAGAATTGAGCTCAGCAATGGCTCTGTGGGTTGGGGTGAGGCACCAATTCTGCCTTTTGTTACTGCTGAGGACCAGAAAACTGCCATGGCCAAGGCTTCTGAGGCATGTGCCTTTCTCAGGAGATGTCCTTCACTGACACTGGGTTCCATGTTGGAGGACATTGGCAATTCTGATGAGTTCTTCAAG GTGGCTGCACCTCTGGAGACATTGGGGAGGGCTGCAGCTGAACTAAGAATCATGAAAAGAACTCGCATTG GTATGGATTTGCAATTTGATATGGTGGAGGTTGATGCTTTTGTCAAACAGCCAGATGGTTTACTCTTTAGTTGGTATGAATGTTTTCAGTGCTACTGCCGCTTAATGCACGGTATT GTCAGAGAATTTAGTAGTGCTCCCTGCTTTCTTCATTGCGGTCATACTATGGGCTATTATGTTTTCTCAGTTCTGGAAACGGAAAAATGCTTCACTTTTAGCCAG GTGGCCTATTACCTATGGAAATGCAGTTGA
- the LOC110266684 gene encoding L-Ala-D/L-amino acid epimerase-like isoform X3, whose translation METFTVDVYRAENRPLNVPLIAPFTIASSRLEMVENVAVRIELSNGSVGWGEAPILPFVTAEDQKTAMAKASEACAFLRRCPSLTLGSMLEDIGNSDEFFKVAAPLETLGRAAAELRIMKRTRIGMDLQFDMVEVDAFVKQPDGLLFSWYECFQCYCRLMHGFSLAGLEHDTKHILE comes from the exons ATGGAAACTTTCACTGTTGATGTGTACAGAGCAGAGAACAGGCCACTGAACGTGCCCTTGATTGCACCTTTTACCATTGCATCATCAAGGTTGGAGATGGTAGAGAACGTGGCCGTTAGAATTGAGCTCAGCAATGGCTCTGTGGGTTGGGGTGAGGCACCAATTCTGCCTTTTGTTACTGCTGAGGACCAGAAAACTGCCATGGCCAAGGCTTCTGAGGCATGTGCCTTTCTCAGGAGATGTCCTTCACTGACACTGGGTTCCATGTTGGAGGACATTGGCAATTCTGATGAGTTCTTCAAG GTGGCTGCACCTCTGGAGACATTGGGGAGGGCTGCAGCTGAACTAAGAATCATGAAAAGAACTCGCATTG GTATGGATTTGCAATTTGATATGGTGGAGGTTGATGCTTTTGTCAAACAGCCAGATGGTTTACTCTTTAGTTGGTATGAATGTTTTCAGTGCTACTGCCGCTTAATGCACG GATTCAGTTTGGCTGGACTTGAACATGACACAAAACACATACTTGAATGA
- the LOC110266684 gene encoding L-Ala-D/L-amino acid epimerase-like isoform X2, which yields METFTVDVYRAENRPLNVPLIAPFTIASSRLEMVENVAVRIELSNGSVGWGEAPILPFVTAEDQKTAMAKASEACAFLRRCPSLTLGSMLEDIGNSDEFFKVAAPLETLGRAAAELRIMKRTRIGMDLQFDMVEVDAFVKQPDGLLFSWYECFQCYCRLMHGIVSSCHSRLSSFRLWS from the exons ATGGAAACTTTCACTGTTGATGTGTACAGAGCAGAGAACAGGCCACTGAACGTGCCCTTGATTGCACCTTTTACCATTGCATCATCAAGGTTGGAGATGGTAGAGAACGTGGCCGTTAGAATTGAGCTCAGCAATGGCTCTGTGGGTTGGGGTGAGGCACCAATTCTGCCTTTTGTTACTGCTGAGGACCAGAAAACTGCCATGGCCAAGGCTTCTGAGGCATGTGCCTTTCTCAGGAGATGTCCTTCACTGACACTGGGTTCCATGTTGGAGGACATTGGCAATTCTGATGAGTTCTTCAAG GTGGCTGCACCTCTGGAGACATTGGGGAGGGCTGCAGCTGAACTAAGAATCATGAAAAGAACTCGCATTG GTATGGATTTGCAATTTGATATGGTGGAGGTTGATGCTTTTGTCAAACAGCCAGATGGTTTACTCTTTAGTTGGTATGAATGTTTTCAGTGCTACTGCCGCTTAATGCACGGTATTGTGAGTTCTTGTCATAGCCGTTTATCAAGTTTTCGATTATGGTCCTAA
- the LOC110266684 gene encoding L-Ala-D/L-amino acid epimerase-like isoform X4 — METFTVDVYRAENRPLNVPLIAPFTIASSRLEMVENVAVRIELSNGSVGWGEAPILPFVTAEDQKTAMAKASEACAFLRRCPSLTLGSMLEDIGNSDEFFKVAAPLETLGRAAAELRIMKRTRIGMDLQFDMVEVDAFVKQPDGLLFSWYECFQCYCRLMHGQRI, encoded by the exons ATGGAAACTTTCACTGTTGATGTGTACAGAGCAGAGAACAGGCCACTGAACGTGCCCTTGATTGCACCTTTTACCATTGCATCATCAAGGTTGGAGATGGTAGAGAACGTGGCCGTTAGAATTGAGCTCAGCAATGGCTCTGTGGGTTGGGGTGAGGCACCAATTCTGCCTTTTGTTACTGCTGAGGACCAGAAAACTGCCATGGCCAAGGCTTCTGAGGCATGTGCCTTTCTCAGGAGATGTCCTTCACTGACACTGGGTTCCATGTTGGAGGACATTGGCAATTCTGATGAGTTCTTCAAG GTGGCTGCACCTCTGGAGACATTGGGGAGGGCTGCAGCTGAACTAAGAATCATGAAAAGAACTCGCATTG GTATGGATTTGCAATTTGATATGGTGGAGGTTGATGCTTTTGTCAAACAGCCAGATGGTTTACTCTTTAGTTGGTATGAATGTTTTCAGTGCTACTGCCGCTTAATGCACG GTCAGAGAATTTAG